The following are encoded in a window of Oreochromis aureus strain Israel breed Guangdong linkage group 10, ZZ_aureus, whole genome shotgun sequence genomic DNA:
- the hspa4a gene encoding heat shock 70 kDa protein 4a: MSVVGFDLGFQSCYVAVARAGGIETIANEYSDRCTPSFVSFGPRNRSIGAAAKSQVVTNYKNTVQSFKRLHGRAFTDPYIQSANSNLVYELAPMPSGATGIKVLYMEEERIFSTEQVTGMLLTKLKETAESALKKPVVDCVISVPSYFTDAERRSVMDAAQIAGLNCLRLMNETTAVTLAYGIYKQDLPAPEEKPRIVVFVDLGHSGYQVSVCAFNKGKLKILATAFDSDLGGKDFDDILVNHFCEEFGTKYKLDVRSKPRALVRLYQECEKLKKLMSANSSDLPLNIECFMNDIDVSSKLNRGQFEEMCSGLLAKVEGPLRSVMEQAKLKKEDIYAVEIVGGATRIPAIKERISKFFGKELSTTLNADEAVARGCALQCAILSPAFKVREFSITDVVPYSISLKWNSAAEEGLSDCEVFPKNHAAPFSKVLTFYRKEPFSLEAYYNNPKELPYPKATIGQFLIQNVVPQASGESAKVKVKVRVNVHGVFSVSSASLVEVVKTAEGEEPMETDQIVKEEENKMQVDQEDQKLQAGDNGDKKTEAEEMETTTEDAKQQEKKNDQPPQAKKPKVKTKTLELPIESSLDWQLSREELNLFVENEGKMIMQDKLEKERNDAKNNVEEYVYDMRDKLHGILEKFVNEADRDLFSLKLEDTENWLYEDGEDQQKQVYIDKLAELKKIGQPIHERYVEAEERPKAFEELGRQIQMYMKIIEAYKAKDELYDHLDELEVTRVDKQVNDAMVWMNSKMNQQNNQDLTMDPVVKVTEIKAKTKELYASCNPVLSKPKPKPKVEPPNEEKTENGPVNGQEGTESQPCNPDKTTPAGTEQQTKTPEKNLPEMDID, from the exons ATGTCAGTGGTGGGATTTGACTTGGGCTTCCAAAGCTGCTATGTAGCTGTAGCCCGAGCTGGAGGAATCGAGACAATCGCCAATGAGtacagcgacagatgtacacc GTCTTTTGTATCGTTTGGACCCCGAAATCGTTCGATAGGAGCTGCTGCAAAGAGCCAG GTGGTGACCAACTATAAGAACACAGTGCAGAGCTTCAAGCGATTACATGGCAGAGCGTTCACAGATCCCTACATCCAGTCGGCCAATTCTAACTTGGTGTACGAGCTGGCCCCGATGCCCTCTGGGGCCACCGGTATAAAA GTGCTGTACATGGAAGAAGAGAGGATATTCAGCACTGAGCAAGTAACTGGCATGCTGCTGACCAAACTGAAGGAGACTGCTGAAAGTGCACTCAAGAAACCAGTTGTAGATTGTGTCATCTCG GTACCAAGCTATTTTACTGATGCAGAGAGACGGTCAGTCATGGACGCAGCTCAGATCGCTGGCCTCAACTGTTTACGACTGATGAATGAGACTACTGCAG TGACTCTGGCATATGGAATCTACAAGCAAGACCTGCCAGCTCCAGAAGAGAAGCCCAGAATAGTGGTGTTTGTGGACCTGGGCCACTCTGGTTACCAGGTGTCAGTTTGTGCCTTCAATAAGGGAAAGCTCAAG ATCCTGGCCACTGCGTTTGACTCAGACCTTGGTGGCAAGGACTTTGACGATATCCTTGTCAACCACTTCTGCGAGGAGTTTGGAACAAAGTACAAGCTAGATGTGAGGTCCAAGCCCCGTGCACTTGTGCGGCTGTACCAGGAGTGTGAAAAGCTCAAGAAGTTGATGAGTGCCAACTCCTCTGACCTCCCTCTCAACATTGAGTGCTTCATGAATGATATTGATGTTTCCAGTAAACTAAACAG AGGCCAGTTTGAGGAGATGTGTTCGGGGCTGCTGGCCAAAGTCGAGGGTCCCCTGCGCAGCGTCATGGAACAAGCCA AGCTGAAAAAGGAGGATATATATGCAGTCGAGATTGTGGGTGGCGCCACCAGAATCCCTGCCATCAAAGAGCGGATCAGCAAATTCTTCGGCAAAGAGCTGAGCACCACCCTAAATGCAGACGAGGCCGTGGCCAGGGGCTGTGCTCTGCAG tgtGCCATCTTGTCACCAGCTTTCAAAGTGAGAGAGTTCTCAATTACAGATGTTGTCCCTTACTCTATCTCCCTAAAGTGGAATTCAGCTGCAGAGGAAGGACTCAG TGATTGTGAGGTTTTCCCAAAGAACCACGCAGCTCCTTTCTCTAAAGTACTGACCTTCTATCGGAAAGAGCCATTCAGCCTTGAAGCCTACTACAACAATCCCAAGGAGCTGCCTTACCCTAAAGCCACTATAG GCCAGTTTCTGATCCAGAATGTGGTTCCTCAGGCATCAGGGGAGAGCGCAAAGGTCAAGGTAAAAGTTCGGGTGAACGTTCACGGTGTGTTCAGTGTATCAAGCGCCTCGTTGGTTGAAGTCGTAAAAACAGCTGAAGGAGAGGAGCCAATGGAGACAGACCAGATCGTGAAGGAAGAGGAG AACAAAATGCAAGTGGACCAGGAGGATCAGAAACTCCAGGCTGGAGACAACGGAGACAAGAAAACAGAGGCTGAAGAAATGGAG ACAACGACAGAGGATGCCAAGCAGCAGGAGAAGAAGAACGACCAGCCTCCTCAGGCCAAGAAGcccaaagtaaaaacaaagacaCTGGAGCTGCCCATAGAGAGCAGCTTGGACTGGCAGCTTTCCAGAGAAGAACTAAATTTATTTGTGGAAAATGAG GGTAAGATGATCATGCAGGATAAGCTGGAGAAGGAGAGGAATGATGCAAAGAACAACGTGGAGGAGTACGTGTACGACATGAGGGACAAACTCCACGGCATCCTGGAGAAGTTTGTGAATGAAGCA GATCGCGATTTGTTCTCATTAAAACTGGAGGACACAGAGAACTGGCTGTATGAAGATGGAGAAGACCAACAGAAGCAAGTTTATATCGACAAACTGGCTGAACTGAAG AAAATTGGCCAGCCTATCCACGAGAGATACGTGGAAGCTGAGGAGAGGCCGAAAGCGTTTGAGGAGCTTGGGAGACAAATCCAGATGTACATGAAGATAATTGAAGCTTACAAGGCAAAG GATGAGCTCTATGATCATCTGGATGAGCTGGAGGTGACCAGGGTGGACAAGCAGGTAAATGATGCCATGGTCTGGATGAACAGCAAGATGAACCAGCAGAACAATCAGGACCTCACCATGGACCCAGTGGTCAAAGTTACAGAAATCAAGGCCAAGACTAAG GAGCTTTATGCATCCTGCAACCCAGTGTTGTCTAAACCCAAGCCCAAACCCAAGGTGGAGCCTCCTAATGAGGAGAAGACGGAGAATGGGCCGGTTAACGGACAGGAGGGAACAGAGAGCCAACCGTGCAACCCGGACAAAACGACGCCCGCGGGCACGGAACAGCAGACAAAAACACCAGAGAAAAATCTCCCTGAAATGGACATTGACTAA
- the zcchc10 gene encoding zinc finger CCHC domain-containing protein 10 isoform X1, translating to MATPMHRLIARRQAEANKQHVRCQKCLEMGHWTYECTGKRKYVHRPSRTTEMKKKLKENENKPLSIAGPGTEGSSEKKVKKKAKDSSDSSSGSGGSSSDSSSDSSDSSSSSSDDSDSSSDSDDDSSSSSSSSSSSSSSSSSDSSDSGSSSDSDQGPPKKKKKKK from the exons ATGGCGACTCCCATGCATAGATTAATAGCCAGGAGGCAAGC ggaagcaaacaaacaacatgTGCGCTGCCAGAAGTGTTTGGAGATGGGACACTGGACCTACGAATGCACCGGGAAGAGGAAATATGTGCACAGGCCATCAAGAACGACTGAGATGAAAAAGAAActcaaggaaaatgaaaacaaaccccTCAGCATAGCTGG ACCAGGCACAGAAGGCTCCAGTGAgaagaaagtgaaaaagaa GGCTAAAGACTCGAGCGACAGCAGCAGCGGCTCAGGTGGCTCCTCCAGTGACTCATCGTCAGACAGCAGCGAttcctccagctcctcctcaGATGACAGCGACAGCAGCAGTGACAGCGACGATgacagctcttcctcctcctcatcctcttcttcGTCCTCCTCATCTTCGTCCTCGGACAGCTCAGACTCAGGAAGTAGCAGCGATTCGGATCAAGGACCtcctaagaagaagaaaaagaagaaataa
- the zcchc10 gene encoding zinc finger CCHC domain-containing protein 10 isoform X2, giving the protein MGHWTYECTGKRKYVHRPSRTTEMKKKLKENENKPLSIAGPGTEGSSEKKVKKKAKDSSDSSSGSGGSSSDSSSDSSDSSSSSSDDSDSSSDSDDDSSSSSSSSSSSSSSSSSDSSDSGSSSDSDQGPPKKKKKKK; this is encoded by the exons ATGGGACACTGGACCTACGAATGCACCGGGAAGAGGAAATATGTGCACAGGCCATCAAGAACGACTGAGATGAAAAAGAAActcaaggaaaatgaaaacaaaccccTCAGCATAGCTGG ACCAGGCACAGAAGGCTCCAGTGAgaagaaagtgaaaaagaa GGCTAAAGACTCGAGCGACAGCAGCAGCGGCTCAGGTGGCTCCTCCAGTGACTCATCGTCAGACAGCAGCGAttcctccagctcctcctcaGATGACAGCGACAGCAGCAGTGACAGCGACGATgacagctcttcctcctcctcatcctcttcttcGTCCTCCTCATCTTCGTCCTCGGACAGCTCAGACTCAGGAAGTAGCAGCGATTCGGATCAAGGACCtcctaagaagaagaaaaagaagaaataa